Sequence from the Pristiophorus japonicus isolate sPriJap1 chromosome 10, sPriJap1.hap1, whole genome shotgun sequence genome:
CTGCGCAAGGTGTTCGAGACCTTCGGGGAGATCCGAAACGTGGACATCCCAATGCTGGATCCGTACAGAGAGGAGATGACGGGGAAGAACTTCCACACCTTCAGCTTCGGCGGCCACTTGAACTTTGAAGCCTACATACAGTACCAGGAGTACATCGGGTTCGTGAAGGCCATGGATGCCCTGAGGGGAATGAAGCTCCTCTACAAAGGCGACGATGCCAAGGCAGTGGCCTGCAGCATAAAGGTGAGCGCTTCATGCATTCAGTGCCGTTTTGGGAACCCTATTATAGAAAAGGCCCACGGTCGATTCATAAAGATGATGCATGAATTATAGTTGATgagggagattttttttaaattgggccgtaaattgtggcctctccgggcAAATGTGCACACATCATATGCACCCGAAGAGGCACCGCAAGTTCTAGGTttaagcgcacaatgcgcatgcacctaaacctgccacttgcgatctgtcaaaacgcACGCCTTCCTGGGAGAGGGGCCTTcgcaggcggagatttgggctatttgcccaactcctgcccagcaaatgtccttaaaactcttgcacctggtaaggcctgcttttaccagcataagaattttaagagatagaaaaatgtaattttatcacaagttttatatttaaaaaccctgtccattacagtaagtttatttttaaccctattaaaacatattaaaaaaatgtgtaatttttttttctaaaacaatttaatttaattcaattttgattaattttaaatatgtcttttttttttatttaagttttgtgttttgggggtattctcatagtAATAGCAGctcgtacaaatggaactcaccattactatcaatgagaatactccatgttcattggtgttccaggcccacgtgatcccaggatgcccgtacgTTCTTCTGCGCTGGGCTGCACAGTTAAGCTTTGGAGCCGAAGTGTACCTTCCTCCGGAACTACCAGgtccttttgtaaaaaaaaaaaaaatttggtctgaggctctgaccgcaatttctggcccattgtATGAACTGAAGGAAAAAAGTTTAAGGAGCATCAAAAAGAATTATTCAGAATTATGACACAATTCCAATTGGTGATGTTGGCTGTGGCGCACCTGCAGTGCTAATCACACCAGATGAGCTGACCTCACTCCATAATTTGAGGGCGGCCCATGGGCATAAGTTGAGGGTGCTGTTGACACAGCGAATATGCCAGGAGCGCCACGTGCGTTGGGCTGCCTATCTTTTTATCAGTCAACGTAGCTGCTCGAGGTCATGGTGACCCCATTCTTTGGCTTCGGAAGGTACCATGTGCAGCCCAGAGCGGGGGAGTAAGGTTGACCAGGATGCAGTCCTCAAGCCAAGATGGTTTTTTTCTCTTCACTTTCCCCTTCAGCATCTGTTTGGAATAGTCGCTCCCATTGCACCATAAGGAGACCCCCTAGTTGCCATAACATTTTGGGGCCTTAATGAGCCTTGCATACTAGATggctgtatttggatttgcaggcaCATCAAATGTGTAGTGCGCATCAGGCCTTTGCAGTCGGTAATGCAGGGAGTCTGTGtccagtgcatagaaacatagaaaataggtgcaggagcaggccattcggcccttcgagctggcaccaccattcaatatgatcatggctgatcatgcaacttcagtaccccactcccgccatcTCTCCATATACTCCCTGATTCCCttagccataagtgccacatctaactccttcttgaatatatccaatgaactggactcaataactttctgtggcagagaattccacaggttcaccaccctctgggtgaaaaagtttctcctcatctcggtcctatatgccttatcccttatccttatactgtaacccctggttctggactttcccaacatcgggaatgttctttctgaatctcacctgtccagtcccgtcagaattttatgtgtttctatgagatcccctctcattcttctaaattccagtgaatataatcctagtcgattcagtctttcttcatatgtcagtcctgctctcccgggaattagtctggtgaaccttcgctgcactccctcaatagcaagaatgtccttcctcagattaggagatcaaaattgcacacaatactcaaggtgtggtctcaccaaggccctgtacaactgcagtaagacctccctgctcctttaatcaaatcctctcgctttgaaggccagcatgccatttgctgtacctgcatgcctacctccaGTGActcttgtaccatgacacccaggtctcattgcacctcctcttttactaacctgtcaccattcagattatactgcatctgccatgcatttgcccactcacttaacctgtccaagtcaccctgcagcctcttagcatcctcctcacagctcacactgccacccagcttagtgtcatctgcaaatttggagatattacattcgattccttcgtctaaatcattaatgtatattgtaaatagctggggtcccagcactgaagattgcggcaccccactagtcactgcctgccattctgaaaaggacccgtttattccctgtttgcttcctgtctgccaaccaattctctatccacgtcagtacattaccctcaataccatgtgccttaattttacacactaatctcttgtgtgagaccttgtcaaaagccttttgaaagtccaaatacaccacatccactggttctcccttgtccactcttactagttacatcctcaaaaaattctaggtttgtcaagcaggatttccctttcataaatccatataaaAGGTGTTGGATGTTGTGGTGCTAGCCCCATTGTATTAGTCCACAGATGAATAATGACTACTTGTCTGAGGTAACAGAAGGCCGCCAGAGAAAGTGGGACTGTACCGCGAGAGTGTcttgaggggagggaaggaaaggaagtCAGGGGGTGAAAAGAAAGTTCTCAAACGTAATTCTCGAATTTCAGGTAACATTTGACACAACAAAACATCTGAGTGATGCATCGATCAGAAGGCGACAGCTGGAGAGACAGAAGCTGCAGGAGCTGGAGCTCCAGCGGGAAGAGCAGAAACGTCGGGAGAAAGAAGAAGAGGAACGAAGAAGGGAGGAAGAACGGTAGGTTGGTTTAACTGGATGAATAGTAACGTTTTCCACCAGACACTAACAAAAATATCACTGATGCTGAGTCAAGGGGACATGGGGTCTGACTCTCGCACCTGCACGAGGGAGGTTATGTTCTTTTATTAAACGGCAACAGTAAAGGAGCTACAATATTTAATTTAGTATTAAGTATTCAATCCCTCCTTGCCTCTCTTGTTTgctatggttgaccactccatcctccttcaCCGTCGTCcaggtgggtgggactgcactcgcctggtcccATGCTAATCTAGCcattcgtagccagagaatcacctgcactgACTTCTCTTCCCGTTCCCACACCACTACCTCTGGTATCCCACGAGGAACTATCCTTGACCCctcattggatgtgcacttaaagtgccataacctttagggctacggaccaagagctggaaagtgggattagactggatagctcttggtcggccgacgcggacatgatgggccgaaatggcctcctcccgtgctgtaaatttctatgattctatgatttctcatctacatgctgcccctcggccatGTCACACAGCGTccgtttccacatgtgcgctgacaacacccagctgtacctcaccaccCCCTTTCTCGACTCCTCCattgcctctaaattgtcagactaaattgtccaatactggatgagcagaaattttctccaactgaatattgggaaaacAGAAGTCACTGTCTTTggttccccatcacaaactccattccctagccaccgactccatctctctccctggaaaactgtctgagtctgaaccagactgttcgtaaccgtgGTGAGCTTCTGACCATGTATCGATGCCATCGCTAAGACcagcttatttccacctctgtgacatcatccgactccgcccttgcctcagctcatctgctgctgaaacactcatccatgcctatgttacctctagacttcactattccaatgcactcctagccggcctcccacattccacccaccGTAAACTTGAGCTTAACCTAAACTCTACTGCATGTGTCATAACTCGcagcaagacccgctcacccatcacccctgtgctcgctgacctacgttggctcccggttaaccacgtctcgatttcaaattctcatccttgttttcaaatcactccattcctcgcccctccctatctctgtaatctcctccagccctacaaccctccgagatatctgcactcctccaattctggcctcttgagcatcctcagttttaattgttccaccattggcagccatgccttcagctgccaaggccataagctctggaattccctccctaaacttctccatctctctttcttcctttaagaagctccttaaaacctacctgtgatcaagcttttggtcatctgccctaatatctgcttatgtgcttgttaaaggtgctatataaatgcaagttattgttggtgcTGCATCACAATAGTTGGGAAAAAATACCAAAAAAAACAGAATTAATTTGACACGGTAATACTGCTGAGATTTGACAAATGGCTGACCTGCGCTGACAGCAGCTGAACTTTCCCATCGACTTCCATTCTGTCCCCAGCTGCCTAGGTTAAAagtagctgttccagtacagctacaacactggcatctacccgacaatgtagaaaactgcccaggtatgtcctgttcacaaaaagcaagacaaatccaatccggccaattccggtttgctctcaatcatcagcaaagtgatggaagctgtcgttgacagtgctaattccagggatggctggactgtcatatgaggagagattggagcaactgggcctttgtgcactggagtttagaggggatctcatagaaacgtacaagactctgacggaactggacaggttagatgtgggaagaatgttcccgatgttggggaagtccagaaccaggggacatagtctaaggataaggggtaggccatttaggactgagatgaggagaaacttcttcactcagagttgttaacctatggaattccctgccgcagagagttgttgatgccagttcattggatatattcaagagggagttagatatggcccttacagctaagaggatcaaggggtatggagagaaagcaggaaaggggtactgagggaatgatcagccatgatcttattgaatggtggtgcaggctcgaagggccaaatggcctactcctgtagctattttctatgtttctatgtcataagTTCACTGCCACATCCATCATTCCATCTGACTTGACACTAGGTGGAGCCAGCGTGGACTGATTGTATTAGGGAAtcagtcatatgaagaaaggttgggcctattatcattggagtttagaagaatgagaggtgatcttattaaaacgtataagattctgaaggggcttgacagggtaggtgctgagaggatgtttctgctcgtgggggaatctagaactaggggacgtagtttcagagtaaggagtcgcccatttaaaaccgaaatgagcaattttttctctgaggattgtgaatctttagaattctctgccccagagagttgtagaggctgggtcattgaatatatttaaggcggcgatagacagatttttgaacgacaagggagtaaagggttatggggagcggacagggaagtggagctgagtccatgatcagatcagccatgatcttattgaatggcagagcatgctcgaggggccaggtggcctactcctgttcctagttcttatgttcttatgtattctaaTTCCTTCTTGAAAAGTACATTTTAAAAACGTGTCTCAGCATTTCTTTGATGGGGAAATGAGATGCATTGAATTTACAAAGGGAGAAGGCAAACTCTACAGCTACTGTTTATAAACTTTCTTCACATGATGTTGTGAACTACAGTTACTCCACTGAACTAAGACATCCTTGTCATGTGAAACTACTTACTTTGATGACATCTTTCAGCCCCATGATGTCTGCTACAGAGAAGGGCAAGGTTGCTGAGAGtttgtagatgctgagaggttgtttccccaagCTACagtttctaggactagggggcacagtctcagggtaaggtgtcggccatttaagacacagatgaggaggaatttcttcactcagagggttgtgaatcttttgaattctctagcccaaagggttgtggatgctgattcgtcgagtatattcaaggctgagatcgataggtttttggaatcgagggaaatcaagggatatggagatcagacgggaaagtggagttaaggtcgatgatcagccatgatcttattgaaaagcggagcaggctcgaggggctgtatggcctactccagctcctatttcatatgttcttatgagcaaTATCATGGAAGCACCATCACTTTCCAACTCCACTCCATCCTGATTTGGGAATTTATTGTCTCTGGGTTAACATTTTGCAATTCCCTACGTACCATCCTTCCAATCCTCCAGCGTGTACCCAAATGCAATAGAACTAAAATATAATTTGTAAGTCCTCGGCTTTCCTTCCTCCACTCTTTCAGGATCGTGGACTGTATTCCTTCAGGTCCTGTTGCTTTGTCTTCCCTTGCCTCAACGAACATAAAAATGTTCCTTTTATTCATCACAATCTCGCTCTCAACCACTTCAGAATTCACTATAGCCTCAAAATTACTGTTGCTGATATTAGCGGACAAACGTACACCATGTTAGTGTGACATTTGTCTATTTGCTGTTTAGTGCAGGCCTGAACCCATTTAAAATAAGATGTTTTACTCTCATTGTGCCGTATCGGTAAGCTTTACCTTCATTGATACTACTTGAGTAGTAGGAGTACTGCGCTATTATTGAAGCATTGTCTGCAGCGTGTTGTGTTTAGTACATTTAGTGAGTCTAATGATAGCTGTAATCACATTTAACAATAAAAGCCAATCACTTGAATTTACCATTGATGCagccttagtgtcagctgtggctcagtgggtaacacattcgcctctgagtcagaaggttgtgggtttaagtcccactccaggggcttgagcacatgattctcggctgacactccagtgcagtgctgagggagtgctgcattgttggaggtgccatcttttcagatgcgatgttaaaccgaggccccgtctgcgcgctcaagtggacgtaaaagatcccatggtactattttgaagaagagtaggggagttatccccggtgtcctggccaatatttatccctcaatcaacatcactgaaacagattatctgatgattatcacattgctgtttgtgggagcttgctgtgcgcaaattggctgccacgtttcccacattacaacagtgactacactccaaaagtacttcattggctgtaaagtgctttgagatgtccggtggtcatgaaagacgctatattaatgcaagtctttatatTTCTGTTGACTGGTTTCCGGTCAAAATGTAGCCAAACCTCTTGCCTCTCCTCAGACCCTAATATTTGCCAGCCCGTCAGCCAGTGTGATGTTGTACCTTGAGCGAAATTACAGATCCAACAGAATTTGACTGCCAATTGCATTCTTTTCTCGTTTGTGTTTCCCTCCAGGAAACAGAGGGAGCTGGAAGAGCAGGAGCGAGAGAAGAAGCGAGAGGAAAAGATCAGGAgaagggagcagaagcagaaggaGCGCGAGGAGCGACGGAACGTGCGCAAGCTGCAGCGGGAGGAGCAGAAAAGGCTGCAGGAGAAAATCGCTCTGGAGGAGAGAAAACTCCTCCTGGCGCAGAGGAACCTGCAGTCTATCCGTCTGATCGCCGAGCTGCTCAGCAGGGCCAAGGTGAGAACGTCCGGGGTCGGCTGGGTTCAAGTGATGCGCATAGATGGCCGACGGTGTTGTAAAGATGTCGTGGATTGTTTGGGTTTTAACGTCATGGGCCGCGGCTGATGCATCCCGGTAGTCTTTTTGTAAGCCGCCAGGGCCGTGCGATTAGGTTGTCACCCCTGAAAAGGCTTCCCATCTGGTGttcggaacacaggaacaggagtagaccatccaggccctcgagcctgttctaccgttcaacagtgacaacacttcaaaaatacttcattggctgcaaagtgctttgggacgccttgaggtagtgaaaggcgctacataaatgcaagtctttttgtagCTCAGTCTACCTGTGCAGAGAACACATTGCCCGTCCCCTGAACCAGCTGGCTTTTTACTTGAGCTCCTTTGATGGCTGGGACGCTGCTTAAATTTTGCTTTCACAGGAAGGGCGACTGGGAGATTGAGAAGTATATCTTTAAAAAAAGAAACTTGCTTTATGCTGAGTTAGAGTTGTCCACCAGTATATCGCTACATGGAATTATAGCAtagccagtgtcagctgtggctcagtgggtagcactttcgcctctgggtcagaaggttgtgggctcaaatcccactccagggacttgagcacaaaaaaaatctaggcgtgcagtgctgagggagcgttacgctgtcggaggttccgtctttcggatgaggcattaaaccgaggccgcatctgctctctcaagtggacgtaaaagatcccgtggcaccatttcacagaagagcaggggcgttatccccggtgtcctgaccaatatttatcacattgctgtctgggagcttgttgtgcacaaattggttgccgcgtttcctacattacagcagtgagtacattccaaaggtacttaattggctgtaaacgctttgggatgtccggtggtcgtgaaaggcgctatataaattgaagTCTGTCTTTCATAGTTAGTCATTTATCTCAGGGCTGAGACGTGATGTTAGGATGGGGTAGACAAACAACGTTTCTAACATTTAATTCACGCTATATGGTTTACTCCTATTAATTCGTAGTCTTTTAATGCAAATTACTGGATAATTTGAGACGTGCTTAAAAAAGCCACGATAATGACCAGATTTCATTCCAATTGCTTGATTCGAATTACTAAATAATGCAATGCAAGAAATTAAGTTGAATTAATAAGAGTAAGACTGTATGCGGCCTGCAAGTGATTGCTGCTTCGAAGGTTCATTCACCGATATCTCGTGGGAGGGCAATAATAGAAATATTTTTATTACTTTTAAACTTGAATTATTTTCATAAGCCTTTTGTAACATTTGAAGGGATTCCTTTTTTCTTCTGTTTCTACAAAATTTGCAACTgcgtttttatttttcattttcaaaGAGACAGTTTCTATTTAACTCTCCTTTATTCTGTCTGTTGTCTGCAGGTTAAGGAGCAGCAGGAGCTGGAGGCGCGTGAGGCGGAGGCAGCCCGCCTTCACCACATGGAAGAAAAGCGGCGACAGCAAGAGGCCGAACTCAagcgggtggaggaggagaaggagcgagTCGTCGAACTCCAGCAGAAGGAGAAGGAGCTGAGGGAGAAGCTGCTGGAGAACCTCAAGCGGAAGGAGGAAGGTGAGAGCCAGCTGAGCCGAGAGGAGCCGAGGCTGTGCCCTGGGGACCAGATAGCCATGAGGTCACTTGTGAGCGTGTGTGCAGCGCTGGGAACAGACACTGCTACCTTGGTGCAGGCTGCCGCCAGCCAGCCTGCGCATCCTGGTACTCTCGTCCACGGCAAGAAAGCGTCACTCGTTCAGGACATAAACGGGCAGCCAGAAGCACCTGAAAGATGCGCCAGTGATTTGGACCAAATGCAGGCAAAGCGGAATATAAATACTGGTGATCTTCAAAGTGCATGCAAGTCTGCCCAGGTCGAGCAGCGTGTCGCCGAGGTGGTTAATAGTCAAGGCTGCTCGCCGCAGGAGTGCTGCAGTAAAAGAAGTAAATATCAGAACGGCCCCAGCCGCGACGAAAAGGAGCTGCAAACCAACCCCGTCAATGCGGAAAGCAACCAAGTCCCAAAGGACTTGAACAAGGGACACAGCTCCCGCAAGAGCAGCATCAGCAGCGAGCGTAGCCGGAACTGGAGGGACTCGAGCAGCGACGGCAGCTGCCACCAACGGGAATGGAGCCGGCACCAGGGCCGCTCGAGGAAGGACGGTGCCCGGCGCGGTCGGGACTCCAGCCGGGAGCAGAGCCGCGGCTGGCGAGACTCCGGCAACGAGCCGGGCCGCGGTCGGCGCGAAGCCAGCCGGGAGCGCAAGCGGTACCGGCGGGACGCGAGCGGGGAGCGGGCCCGGGGCCGGCTGGCTTCCAGCCGGGAGCGGAGCCGCCAGCGGAACCTGAGCGAGGAGCGCAGCCGGCGGCGGCGAGGCTCCAGCGGCGAGTGCAACCGGCGGCGGAAAAGCTCGAGCCGGGAGCGCAGCCATTACAGGGACTCCAGCAAAGGGCGCAGCCGCCACCGGAGGTAGTCGCGCCCGCCCGCCCgcgtggctggctggctggctgccgtCACGGGTGGAACCAGAGAGCAACAGCAGAGTCAACAACAGAAGTCAACTCAGTGGTTCACGTGTCTGGAGCAGATCAGTCAGCTGACGTGACCTAGTAGTACCGAATGCCCAGTGTAATAATTCAAATTTAAACAGGAAAGACAAATACCACTCTTGATTAGAAAGTTTATGTTGAGGAAGCCTCCTTTTTTCTGGTGGGAAGGGGAGAAACATAGGAAAGCAAACAATCAAAGATACTGAGAATTGGATTCTAACATCGGGCACCATCAGATCGCACTACACTTCACAGAGACTGGGCACGATTATGGCATTGTTTGGTCCTTTCAAAATCAAATTTGCCTGATAACTTCCCAAAAATACCCATTTCAACGTACACTTGACAAATTCTTCTGTTCTGGCTGCAGATTATTATTGCAAGGCAGGATAAGGGGAATGTATATAGTGGATATGTTGTGGCGAGTAGTGGGATATGGCAATTCTCTCCTGGTGAATTTTATTCAGTGCTATACATAAGAGTGGCTTATCATCTCATACTGCTCATCATGACATATTCTGTTTATACCACATTTCAAAATGCAGTTCCTCATTGTTTGGTTATCCACCACACACCATGGGGTAGTCTAAATATGCAACAGGAAAGATTGATGGAACGCTCGTTTCAAGAGGCACTTGTTTCCTTTGTGGAATTTTTGGCAGCTTCTCTTGGATAATGTTGTGTTTGTAATTTGATGATTAGAGGATCTGCAACTCCTCACAAAAAAAAGAGATTCCATTTCCCAGACTTCCTTTAGCAGACGTTACTGCCAATTGTAGCCTTGAACTTGGTCGCTTGGCCACTCCATGGATGTAATAGCCCCGACCAAGACCCTTTGACTCAAGGAGCAACCTCCTGACATTGAATTAGAAGAGGCTGCAATGGGAAGTTTTCAGGGCAAAGTGGACTTTAATGAATTTAATGGTCATAAAAGCTGCCTATCACAAAGTCACAGGACCAGGGAAATGCTATGAGGCTTCTGAAGTACCTCCGCTTTTTGTGGGGAGGTGGTGGCAGGTGTTGAGAGGCGAAAGGGCGTTtccgaatggacaggtttgataggGACCCTGGATCGTCTTTTCAGCTGTTTTATCAACACCTCTGGTGCAGCTATAGTTCTGTAACTGATTCACATGAGATTGggaaagctccagatcgtctccaGAGAAAGAGACGTTGCCAGGTGGATGCCATAGGAGCAGATTGCGCCTGTATAATACAGTAGAAGCCTGGAACACCCAGCATATTGGGCACATTTTCTGTACCTCCAAGCAGAACAGTTCTGTGCATACATGCAAGAGCCTATGGCTCAACTGTTGAGAAGCTGCTACGCATCTTGCACATAATGTCCAGCTAGGACTACATTGTCCATTAGAGCATTTGGATTACAGTTATCTGGTACAGAGTGAGAAGAATTCCAATGACGAGAAAATGGATTACCCCACCAGTGAGCCAGGCTGGCTGGTCAGTCATGATGTTGCAGTCTGCCAGACGATTGTCTCTGCCATGCGTGTGCCACCTTGAAGCCAACTTTTCTCCCAAGGAAACCCACTTGCCCAATCCCAGAGTCCTTGGTAAATTAAGAATGTTGTACAAGTTTATCACACCAACTTGAATTAGATCAGTTTTAAGTGcgctgtgattttttttctgtacAGGATATTGATATCGGATGCTAAATCTGCCCGATGACAACACTGAAATTTGTTTTCATGACTTCTTCAATACTGGGATGTGAAAACTATCTGTTGAGTTCACAGGCCACTCACGTGATATTAGGAACTAATAGCACTTATTTTAAAAAGATGTCTCCTTTCTTCAGATTTATACCCTCTCTTCAACTAACACCCATACCCTCATCTCAACTTTACTATGCATGCCTTAGCCTCTGCCAATACCAATCTGTAACACAATTTTCGAAAGTGCACAAGAGGACAAACCAACAGGAATTTGGAGCCGAAAGGGAAGGGTTAGGGTACTGGAAAGGTGAGCTTCAATAAGCCATTTCCCGTTAATGACTTTTCTTATCCTCTCGAGAaatcaaaacttgcatttatagtcttgtcttaattcaaagttgcttaatttGAGTTA
This genomic interval carries:
- the LOC139275273 gene encoding A-kinase anchor protein 17A-like, whose amino-acid sequence is MAATIVHDTSEAVELFAPQGLFLKPIAKLTISVSLPQLKQPGKSISNWEVMERLKCMVHPEQFATLRVSKSTMDFVRFEGEVENKNMVKAFLSKLDAKTIKLSGFTDTLKVRAAEVKIDFPTRHDWDSFFRDAKDVNETLPGERPDTIHLEGLPCKWFALKNSSSEKPSDFILRKVFETFGEIRNVDIPMLDPYREEMTGKNFHTFSFGGHLNFEAYIQYQEYIGFVKAMDALRGMKLLYKGDDAKAVACSIKVTFDTTKHLSDASIRRRQLERQKLQELELQREEQKRREKEEEERRREEERKQRELEEQEREKKREEKIRRREQKQKEREERRNVRKLQREEQKRLQEKIALEERKLLLAQRNLQSIRLIAELLSRAKVKEQQELEAREAEAARLHHMEEKRRQQEAELKRVEEEKERVVELQQKEKELREKLLENLKRKEEGESQLSREEPRLCPGDQIAMRSLVSVCAALGTDTATLVQAAASQPAHPGTLVHGKKASLVQDINGQPEAPERCASDLDQMQAKRNINTGDLQSACKSAQVEQRVAEVVNSQGCSPQECCSKRSKYQNGPSRDEKELQTNPVNAESNQVPKDLNKGHSSRKSSISSERSRNWRDSSSDGSCHQREWSRHQGRSRKDGARRGRDSSREQSRGWRDSGNEPGRGRREASRERKRYRRDASGERARGRLASSRERSRQRNLSEERSRRRRGSSGECNRRRKSSSRERSHYRDSSKGRSRHRR